Part of the Zea mays cultivar B73 chromosome 4, Zm-B73-REFERENCE-NAM-5.0, whole genome shotgun sequence genome is shown below.
aaatgaccgggcttaccacacttgtagcacactttcttggagaggggtttgtaatccttccccctcctttgcttgagaatttggcggaagctcttgatgatgagtgccatttcctcgttgtcgagcttggaggcgtcgatggggagcctacttgatgtagactcttctttcttttcttccgtcgctttgaatgcgacgggttgcacctcgggtgtggaggtgccgccttgctcgacgatttgtttggagcctttgatcatcaactcaaagctcacacactttcctatcacttccccgggagacattagcttatatctaggatcaccacgaattaattgaacttgcgtaggattacgaaaaacaagtgatcttataataaccttgaccatttcatggtcatcccatttggtgctcccgaggttgcgcacttgattcaccaaggtcatggtacatggcttgtggctcctctccttggttgaggatgaatcgaccgagctccccctcgatcgtctcccgcttggtgatcttggtcacctcatccccttcatgcgccgtcttgaggacgtcccaaatttctttggccatCTTTAAccattgcaccttattatactcctctcgacacaaggaggagagtggtatagttgttgcttgggagttaaagtgtcgaaTTTGGTTGGcctcgtccgaatcgtagtccttgtcccctacctttggtacctgcactccatactcaacaatatcccatatgcttttgtggagtgaggttagataatgcctcattttatcactccacatacaataatcctcaccatcaaaaaatggtggtttgcctaagggaacgaaaagtaatggagtgcgtttagaaatgcgaggatagcggaggggcatcttactatacttcttgcgctcatggcgcttagagggtgacgaagagtcagtctcgtagtagaccactttcttcatcttcttcttcttatcacctctctgttgtgtcttgatggaggaagaggattcctccttgtgcttgtggacggactccctcgaatgggttctccccgagcttgcggacttgtcaccgtcggtcacgatctccctcttggcgtgatctctcgacatcacttcgaatggttagactctaataaagtatcggttctgataccaattgaaagtcgcctagagggggtgaataggcgaaaactgaaatttacaaactttaagcacaactacaagccggggttagcgttagaaataaaattgagtccgaaagagagggcaaaaacaaatcaaccaggaAATAAGGtgagtgacacagtgatttgttttaccgaggttcggttcttgcaaacctactccccgttgaggtggttacaaagatcgggtctctttcaaccctttcactctctcaaacagtcacctagaccgagtgagctttctccttaatcaaacgggtcacttagacccctcacaaggaccaccacaacttggtgtctcttactttgattacaagtgcttgaagaacaagaatgggaagaagaaagcacgattgcaaaagccaagcaacaagagcgacaaatatcacacggatcactctctctctcaagtcgctaatcactaatgatcacttgtctcaattgtggaacttggagagattggaagctttgattgtgtcttagaatggattgctagctcttgtattgaatgtgaaaggttggaatgcttggattaagtgaatggaggtggttgggttgtatttatagcccccaaccagttcctagccgttgctccctttctaccgaccgcggacggtccgcgcccctggtccggacggtccgcccctgcacatcaacgactgaaatcgcaatggtcagcagtaacggctatatcaacggctatatagcatttaatgcgtcgtcagatgtcagataaaggcaatcgcgaacggtccggtcgtgcaccccggacagtccgcgaggatgctataattcattttactgaacccgtcaccttcgggtttttcggttctgcgCTGACCAGACGGTCTGcgcttgaggccggacggtccgcactcggtctcggacggtgcttgcttttccatcggacggtACGTAGTGTAGacctgtgtttttgcattggttctgtccgagggtcatcctggtgtcgcggatggtccgccgcaagggcccggacagtccgcgcttaggtgtttttccaaaaaagcttctcctgtccggaataatctacggtattccggactgtcgatctagaatagttgtagataaacttatgcacctgtgaaatgatcaactaggcaaactggttagtccacaaggtttgtgatggtcgtcaaacaccaaaattgattataggaaatgtcgagactatttccctttcataaagTCTCTCACGCCATACACAAATGATCTTAATCAGAACTGGAGTAAGGAtggagtagaaacacacacacacacacgaacTCAATCAcaacaacaacacgcacacaagtcaagatgaGAGCGCAAGAATCAAAACAACGGAGTCACAACTCAAGAAcgcgctcaaatctctatctaatgAATCGATAGCGTGGTTGCAGAGTCTAGGAGTtatagaatgctcaaagtgtgcttgtgTAGTGCTCCATGGCGtctagggggtccttttatagccctaagggacCTAGAAGCTgttgagctccatttggaaggccctaaTTGCCTTCTATCCGAgggtacaccggactatccggtgcacaccggacaatgcacAGTGCAACAACTACAGATCGCTGATTGGCTGCTTTCCACTTCTAGGGGACACCAGACCGTCCAATGGGTGGcgacggactgtctggtgcacccgttGATCGTTGGCTCCGCCTGACGTGTCAAGTAGCCGTTGGCCGGCTGACACACTGGATTGTCCGGCGCTCCGCGGggtctgtccggtgaattatagccgacgaAGTCTGTTTTTCTCGAGAGTGTCCCGTTCGGCGgattgtgcaccagactgtctggtgggtGGCACTGGACCGTCCGGCGCCACGCAGACCAGTCCAACTTACTCTTTTTTATTCCAattctcttttgctccttttgacttgatttcatATAGTCACTAGCACTTATACAAATATGGTTAGTACCTAAGACAATTGACTAGGTGCTAGAAGCATACCTTTTTCACTTGAAACCACATAGATTTGTAGTATGCCCACTTTCAAGTCTAAAAGTGCATTTTTTTCAATTTGCTTTAACTACCTGTACTCATTGCTCATACAAGATGATGTTAGTCCAAACACAATGTGTtgaacatttaatcaccaaagtAAATAGAAATGACCCAATAACATATTTTCCTTTCAATTGACTTTATTAAAAGTTAGGCTACTTTGGATAATGTTGTATTTCTAGTTTCGTTCCTCACTTTCTCCATACCTAGATTAAACGACTCGCCTATGGAGCAAGTCGCTCCTCAATCCTTCTAACGCTGGCTTGATCATTGAGACAGGTCTATCCGAATTAGTTTTTATTTATATCTTCTTCCCTGTCATACTGTGGTTTTGCAGGATGTTTGTGGAAAACCTGCCGGTGCCTTTGTCTGATGAAAGGTTTAGAAGCCGTTAACTTAGGTACGTGTTCTCCTCTACGACCTTACCTTCATGTGTTACAAATTGTCAACCATTGAATTCATCTGGTTCATTTTTTTCTATTACTCGCAGCACCGAAGCCGCGTCGCACTCCACCACCATTGGTATGCACTTGCTTGGCTTGTGGAAGGAAGAAGAGAACTTGTTGTTTTGAGGATCTTCACGTGGCATAGAAATGTGTACAATTGTCACCTACTGCTCGGATGGCATGTCGGTGTCTGTATCCATATCCGCGTCTATCACGACGTCTCAAACCTGCAATCTATGACAAGGTGAAGGATGCCAACGTGTTGGCGATCAGCGTAGGGGATGCGACGCGATTTCTCGGTGGTGATAGTAGGTGGAGGAGGCCATGggtccgaattttttgtattttagcccttaaacagaagtaaaatcacgtttagacctaaaaaaattttaaatgcagttttggaccctttgctcggcgccatagcctatggcgccgagctaacacagctcggcgccatagcctatggcgccgaggtcttgttgcgttggcacaacccagacgcgtggcgtcgacgtggaaccgagctcggcgccacagatcttggcgccgagctcggttgtgttATTAAAATATTTGTTGCAGACATGAGCACAAAGCCCATCTAGCCCACTTGGTAGAGCACAAGGCTTCTAACCATGTGGTCATGGGTTCAAGCCCCATAGTttgcattttttttgttttttttttgtttatgtcgTTGGTGTGTCCGCTTAAATTTATTTCTCGCAAAGGCGAGACGACGACAGGCAGGGAAACGTGGAGAACTGTGTGTGTCGTGTCGACTCAATCATTTTTGCGTGCAGTGGGATGGTGCCAAGCTGCAGCGCGGCGCGGGGGATGGTGCTTACTTGTTGCCGAGCGTGGCGTGGAGGCTCAtcaccgtctcctcctcctccggggaGAACATGCCGTGCTTCAGCCCCGGCCGAAGGTAGTTGATCCACCGCAGCCTGCAGCTCTTGCCGTTCGGCTGGAGACCAATGCGCGCGCATTTGTTTATGGTCTGATGAACAAAACTACTGCATGCGACGAAACGTAATTACGTAAGGCAGAGCTCTCGTCTCTCATTTTTTTTTTCTTCTGGAAAAGAAACGGACAGTAAGGGCTCGAGAGTGACTGGGTGAGCCGGCTAGAGGAATTCCttatatattttttttaaaaaaggaaccagcaggagcaggagcactcctcttcacgCAAAAATCTAGGCGAGAAATAAATTTAAGCGGACACACCAAcgacataaacaaaaaaaaacaaaaaaaatgcaaactatggggcttgaacccacgaccacatagttagaagccttgtgctctaccaagtgggctagatgggctttgtgctcatgtctgcaacaaatattttaataacacaaccgagctcggcgccaagatctgtggcgccgagctcggtttcacgtcgacgccacgcgtctgggttgtgccaacgcaacaagacctcggcgccatagcctatggcgccgagctgtgttagctcggcgccataggctatggcgccgagcaaagggtccaaaactgcatttaaaatttttttaggtctaaacgtgattttacttctgtttaagggctaaaatacaaaaaattcgggccATGGGTCAGCTGTAGCACCTCGAAAATTCAcaatcttgaaaatttctcaaactcatCCTAAATTCAAAAGTAAACTTAATTTTTAGCATTCAAAATTTATATTATTCTTTTTTACATTGAACTTATTAAAATTTATAAAAAGTAAACTTCTTCGATACATATGTTTTTTTCAACATTTTTCATTGTATGAAAAATAATGCACAAAAAATTAAATAAAATTTTATTCTTGTATTTCATAATATTTTAAATAACATTGACTAAAAATTAGTATCATATTATATACATATCTAATATTTatattaaaatattaaatttatcGTATAATTTGGATGTTTTAGATCATCCTTAAGAAGAGAAAGATCCTCTATCTATTCTGATCAGTTTTGAATCTAGCAGAGACCAAAAAGTGATTAAGACTTTTAAAAACATATTTTAAAAGTTTATGAATCGGATCGGTATATACAAGAATTGTATTTtacttaagggctagtttggaaaccttattttcctaaatgatttctatttttccattagaaaatgaactaatttcgttTGGAAATAAAAATCTCATAGAAAAATGGGTTCCCAAATTAGTAAAAAAAAGATTGTCCTTAAATATAGGCGCCGAAACGAAGCCGACCTAACCGCCAGACCCAAGCCAACAAGCAAGACCGACCGCTTCTGCTTGTGACCCGAAACCTTTCTTCGAACGCAAAAAGAACCCCACCCGACGTACCGCGAGCCGGCTATGGCGACGGTGGCGATGGACATCTCGAAGCCCACGCCGGCAGCGTCCGGTGacgaggcagcggcggcggcgaaggGGAGGAGCGGCGGCGGGGGCGAGGGGCTGCGGCAGTACTACCTGCAGCACATCCATGACCTGCAGCTCCAGATCCGGCAGAAGACCCATAACCTCAACCGCCTCGAGGCCCAGCGCAACGACCTCAACTCCCGAGGTGACATTTCTTCTCGATTAAGCCCCCAAACCCTAGAATCGATGTGCCCTTCCCGCGCCGCGTTTTGGCTTGGTGAATCCTCGATCACGTTGATGGAAACCCTACCTTTAGCTGGGTGTGAATCTTGGTCAAATGCACGGGCTTTAGGCTGTAGTTGCCTGGATAATTGGGTTTCGACGCCTGGCTGTTCCTCAACCTGAAGTGTCTTAGCCAAACTATCTAATCAGTGTGTTAGATTGACTGAAGAATAGCTCCAGTTGAATatgccttagatatttagttgcttgaGCAGCAGGCTGACTTGGGCTGTTCAGTTTGAATTGTGGATGGTATTGTCATAGATGTAACTGTTGTTTTGCTGTGTTTGGATCTTGATTTTGGGAGTGAATTATGTGTAAGTTGTGCAGGCTATCTGTTACTTGTCTGTGTTTGCGTATGCTATCTTTCAATTTTATTCTTCCACATTCTTGTGGGGTTGTTAGGACAATATTTCAAGCATGTTTCAGTATTCCTGAGGTTATCCATTATTATTCAATGCCTGTGTTTCTTTGACATGATTGTGGTATTGTGGCTGCGAATCGTACACTGAATTTGCCTCTGGTTGAACATTTGCGATGTGAAAATTATCTTAATGACCACTCTGCGCCCCCCTTTGCCTAGTGGAGTAATACTCATTCGCATGATTGCACCATGATGCTTTTCTTTATGATTTATTAAATTCCTGCTGTCTCTGTTTCAGGAGTAGCACATTCTTGTACATGTATTGTTTTCTGATTACCATACTCTAAATTTGGCCTTGCAATGTTGTTTTTTCAGTTAGAATGCTCAGGGAAGAGTTGCAGTTGCTTCAAGAGCCTGGCTCATATGTTGGTGAGGTGGTGAAGGTCATGGGGAAATCAAAGGTTCTGGTGAAGGTAATTTTGCTACGCTACAGTCAGTACTTCATATGAATATCATTCTCTGCTTAAAAGTATTTGTTCTTGCTATTATATAAAACAGAGCTTAAAGGAGTTTTTACCAGTGCTTTCTCGGTTAGGCTTACATTCTAGAAGAGTACTCTGCTGCCTCCATTTGACACCTATAAATGAGCTTATGGAACATGTCTTTGTTTTTAAAAGATAAGTTCATCTCTGGAAATTGTAACTCTTGTATTTTACAAAGATAGAACAAATATTCATCACTTGACTGCATTATGAATCCATGAAACTATGTGTACAAAgaacatacacacacacacacaaatatTCATCACTGGACTGCATAATATAGATCCATGTTCCCACCACATATTTAAAACAACAAAAAGAATTGTTTGGCCATGGTAATACAAGTACCTGAGATGCCTTGTACAAATTAGCATCAgccttcacatttttctatcttggCTGTCACATTGCCGGTATCAGTGTTGAAAAAAATGTTATTAAATGTGTGCCTAGGCGCACTTAAGCGCAAAACAGAGCCCTAGCACGTCGCCTAGGACATATATGTCGATTTAAACGCTCAGCATGCTGACAGACCAAAAGGTTGTGAAGAAGACAAGAGAAGGCACATGATTAGGGCCTCATGGTGTTATTGGTGTCCATGTTGCTTGATTTTGCTTGCCCTCTGCTCGATTTTGCGTCCTCTGCTCGATTCTGCTTTGCGTCGTGTGCACGAACAAGAGAGCGAAGGCTGTGCCCCAAGAAGGGAGCAGGTGAAGATGAGGTTGTTCACAAGCAGAGCGGAGAGGAGGTGGCGTGCCATGGAATAGAAATTGACGGGGCTAGAGGCGCAGGAGCAAACAGGGCAGGGGGCATGTGCAGAGGGAGCGGAAACTTTTGCTGCTGCATGAGAACTGAGACAGTGGCGGCTGGGTGGGAAGCAGTGGTGCAGGGGCTAGGGCACCAGTAGGAGATATATATGGTACCTAGATGGGCTAGTGCACTTTTATTAGACAATGagctgagtgggctttatagacATAACTAGGCGTTAGATAGTGGCCTAGCGCCTAGCCTTTTTAAACCTTGTTTGGTATTTCTACTGGCAAACATACATGGGTCTAGCGGTGGGGTGGGTGGGAGTGGGACTTAagcccccccccaaaaaaaatgGTGGAGCCCGTCCTAATTTTTAAAAACACGAAAGGTCctgtagctgagttggttaggtgatcTGAATAGCACTTCTCAGGTCCTAGGTTCGACTCCCGGTGGtagcgaatttcaggctgtggttaaaaaattCCCTCGTCTGTCTCTAAGGCCTGGTTCTGGTCACAGTCgtgttctcacatgggctacggtgccaccgtgtatgggtggggcaggggttcgggAGTTTTCTCGACCCGCGTGAGAagatcttcttaatataatgcccGGGGActgtctcccccccccccccccccgcaggttgagtttttttttaatttttaaaaacATGGAAGAAATCAAAGAGGGGTTCTAGAGTTTGAAGTGAATTGGCCCCTTCTTTTGTAGATTTCTAGATCCACCATTGCTGACAGATAATTCTTAAGGGCTAGTTTAGAAACTCAAATCCCCTCCAGGATTgtagggattgagggggaaatccaATCCTGGTGGGGATTTGGGTTCCCAAACTTAGCCCTAAGTGGCATATACTGCATTTGCAGTCCAGTTTGTTTAAGCTATGTTTTTACAGACCCAGATTATCTAACTGAGTACCAATTGAAACTTCTATATTTTCTCGCAACTCTGCATATTAGAAATGTTTTTGAACTCCTGGTATATATTTTTTTCAATATGGAGAAGAGCTCCCTGACATTGTTTTGTGAAAAACATGTTTAAAGCTGTGACTGATTTGGATGTGCTATTTTTTTGTAATCCAAATCTTACTATTGGATTCCTTGTCTTAGCGCTCTCAATGGGAGTTCTAACTTCCTGGTTATAAAGTGATGTTAACTTCCTAAATGAAATTGCTCAGGTACATCCCGAAGGCAAATATGTGGTGGATATAGATAAGAGCATTGATATCACTAAGATCACACCTTCAACAAGAGTTGCTCTTCGGAATGACAGCTATATGCTCCATCTGATCCTACCAAGCAAAGTTGATCCATTGGTCAATCTCATGAAAGTTGAGAAGGTTCCGGATTCTACCTATGATATGATTGGAGGCCTTGACCAGCAAATTAAAGAGATCAAAGAGGTTTGTTTTGAACTAAAAAGCACTGTCATTAAAATATGCACATTCTGATTTGTGAACTCAACTTTCAGGTCATTGAGCTTCCAATCAAACATCCGGAACTGTTTGAGAGCCTTGGAATTGCGCAACCAAAGGTTTGTTTTCTTTTTTGAAGACCATCTTAACCTTTTGAACTTTACATGTAGGTGGAAAAGACGGATCTTGTTTGTTTTTCAGGGTGTCCTTCTTTATGGACCTCCGGGCACAGGAAAGACATTGTTGGCACGTGCGGTTGCTCATCACACTGACTGCACCTTCATCAGGGTGTCTGGTTCTGAGTTGGTTCAGAAGTATATTGGTGAGGGCTCCCGGATGGTTAGGGAACTCTTTGTTATGGCCAGGTAGGCTGAGTAAATATCTCCACATTTCTTTTCCTTTTGTAGAACTCTTTGTTATGGCCAGGTAGCTGAGTAAATATCTCCACATTTCTTTTCCTGTTGTACCTGAAGCATTAGTTGTTTGTGAGTTGAAGCATAATTTTGCATATTCATATTCTGTTATTAGCTTTTTCATTGTGGGCTTAGTTTGTTATCGGGTTCACTTATTGCAGGGAACATGCACCATCCATTATATTTATGGATGAAATTGACTCTATCGGATCTGCTAGAATGGAGTCTGGAACTGGCAACGGTGACAGTGAAGTTCAGCGTACTATGCTTGAACTTCTAAACCAGCTCGATGGTTTTGAAGCATCAAACAAAATTAAGGTACACATCACTTGTGCTCCTGTGTGCTGGATTAGTGATTTGTAAATGTATAACAGTTATGATGTTTTGAATATTTAATGCAGGTTTTGATGGCAACGAACAGAATAGACA
Proteins encoded:
- the LOC100274445 gene encoding 26S proteasome regulatory subunit 8 homolog A, whose product is MATVAMDISKPTPAASGDEAAAAAKGRSGGGGEGLRQYYLQHIHDLQLQIRQKTHNLNRLEAQRNDLNSRVRMLREELQLLQEPGSYVGEVVKVMGKSKVLVKVHPEGKYVVDIDKSIDITKITPSTRVALRNDSYMLHLILPSKVDPLVNLMKVEKVPDSTYDMIGGLDQQIKEIKEVIELPIKHPELFESLGIAQPKGVLLYGPPGTGKTLLARAVAHHTDCTFIRVSGSELVQKYIGEGSRMVRELFVMAREHAPSIIFMDEIDSIGSARMESGTGNGDSEVQRTMLELLNQLDGFEASNKIKVLMATNRIDILDQALLRPGRIDRKIEFPNPNEDSRFDILKIHSRKMNLMRGIDLKKIAEKMNGASGAELKAVCTEAGMFALRERRVHVTQEDFEMAVAKVMKKDTEKNMSLRKLWK